A region of Maribacter algicola DNA encodes the following proteins:
- a CDS encoding aromatic amino acid hydroxylase — translation MSYESNPILDKLPKHLKQYIKPQNYEHYTAINQAVWRYVMRKNVDYLSKVAHDSYTQGLKKTGISIDSIPNMYGMNRILKDLGWAAVAVDGFIPPAAFMEFQAYNVLVIASDIRQLENIEYTPAPDIIHEGAGHAPIIANPEYAAYLRRFGEIGSKAISNAKDFELYQAVRHLSIIKEAKGTTSKEIEKAEKRVDELQQNMGEPSEMALIRNLHWWTVEYGLIGSLENPKIYGAGLLSSIGESAWCMTDKVKKVPYSIEAAHTSFDITKPQPQLYVTPDFAFLSQVLEDFANTMALRTGGLSGLQKLIDSKDLGTIELSTGLQVSGNFESVISHNGEPIYFQTKGKSALAFREKELVGQDIHQHVTGFGSPVGRLKGINLAIEDMSPRDLKAYNIYEGNEVSLDFEGGINISGKIVTGTRNLQGQIILITFENCQVTYNEKVLFESNDSLYNMAIGERIVSAFHGPADLKSFDLLDHELSSSNPKATSSKDGELENLYQQIRDYRNGKNTTISRNKVFKVLTEKYPLDWLLSVELYELAVGNQDLDFASDIKAHLNSVKLENPKFGHLIDDGIGLTEKEFARVK, via the coding sequence ATGAGCTACGAAAGCAATCCCATACTGGACAAACTGCCCAAACATTTAAAGCAGTACATAAAGCCACAAAATTATGAACACTACACGGCCATCAATCAAGCTGTCTGGCGGTATGTAATGCGAAAGAATGTGGACTACCTAAGTAAGGTAGCCCATGATTCCTATACTCAGGGATTGAAAAAAACCGGGATTTCCATAGATAGCATACCCAACATGTACGGAATGAACAGGATTCTAAAGGATTTGGGATGGGCCGCAGTGGCCGTAGATGGCTTCATTCCTCCTGCAGCCTTTATGGAATTTCAGGCGTATAATGTTTTGGTCATTGCCTCGGACATCAGGCAACTGGAAAACATTGAATACACCCCTGCCCCGGATATCATCCATGAAGGCGCTGGACACGCTCCCATTATTGCCAATCCGGAATATGCGGCCTACCTCAGAAGATTTGGGGAAATTGGTAGCAAGGCCATCTCGAACGCCAAGGATTTTGAACTTTATCAGGCCGTTAGGCATTTGTCCATTATAAAGGAGGCAAAAGGAACAACGAGCAAAGAAATCGAGAAAGCGGAAAAACGGGTGGACGAACTCCAACAAAATATGGGTGAACCCAGTGAAATGGCCTTAATACGGAACCTGCATTGGTGGACCGTGGAATACGGGCTTATCGGCAGCTTGGAAAATCCAAAGATATATGGCGCAGGGCTTTTATCCAGTATAGGGGAGAGTGCCTGGTGTATGACGGACAAGGTTAAAAAGGTACCTTACTCCATCGAAGCGGCACATACCTCATTTGATATTACAAAACCTCAACCCCAACTATATGTAACACCAGATTTTGCCTTTCTAAGTCAGGTTTTGGAGGATTTTGCCAACACGATGGCACTTAGGACCGGGGGCCTGAGCGGACTACAAAAACTTATTGATTCAAAAGATTTAGGTACGATTGAACTTAGTACAGGATTGCAGGTATCAGGTAATTTTGAAAGTGTCATTTCACACAATGGAGAACCTATTTATTTTCAGACCAAAGGAAAATCGGCCTTGGCATTCAGGGAAAAAGAATTGGTAGGTCAGGACATTCATCAACACGTTACTGGTTTTGGTTCACCTGTTGGCAGGTTAAAAGGAATCAATCTAGCCATAGAGGATATGAGCCCAAGGGATTTAAAGGCATATAATATTTATGAGGGAAATGAGGTCTCTCTAGACTTTGAAGGCGGTATCAATATCAGCGGTAAAATCGTAACCGGTACCCGAAACCTGCAAGGACAAATTATCCTGATTACCTTTGAAAACTGTCAAGTAACGTATAATGAAAAGGTTTTATTCGAGTCCAATGATTCCCTTTACAACATGGCCATTGGGGAGCGAATCGTTTCCGCTTTTCATGGCCCTGCAGATTTAAAGAGCTTTGATCTGCTGGACCATGAACTAAGCAGTTCCAATCCAAAAGCGACAAGTTCCAAAGATGGGGAACTGGAAAATCTTTACCAACAAATTAGGGATTATAGAAACGGCAAAAACACGACCATTTCAAGGAATAAGGTTTTTAAGGTACTTACTGAGAAATATCCTTTGGATTGGCTGCTTTCTGTGGAATTATATGAACTGGCAGTAGGAAACCAGGATTTGGATTTTGCCAGTGATATAAAGGCCCATTTGAATTCGGTTAAATTGGAAAATCCGAAGTTTGGCCATCTGATCGATGACGGCATTGGGCTGACGGAAAAGGAATTTGCTAGGGTAAAATAG
- a CDS encoding GSCFA domain-containing protein, translating to MKLQTQIPLSKANNPIDYYSKILMLGSCFSHNMGDKLAYFKFQILQNPFGILFHPLAIENLVQKAVDQFEYTERDIFQLYGRWHCYDAHSELSSGKKEELLIRLNSAVYETNKLIREATHIAITLGTAWVYRHIKRDMFVANCHKVPQGEFQKILLTEKDITTSLISTVNNIKALNPEAQIVFTISPVRHLKDGFVENQRSKSVLISAIHATLQVPPLGARGLYFPSYEIMMDELRDYRFYTADMIHPNEIAIDYIWEKFRNAWISDEVEETMNKVEEIQRSLSHRPFDAESPAHQKFLKTLGQKIAYIKERYPFMNFESTSS from the coding sequence ATGAAACTCCAGACCCAAATACCTTTATCAAAAGCAAATAATCCCATTGATTATTACAGCAAGATCTTGATGTTAGGGTCCTGTTTTTCCCATAATATGGGAGATAAATTGGCGTATTTCAAGTTTCAGATTTTGCAAAATCCCTTTGGGATTCTATTTCATCCCTTGGCCATTGAAAATTTGGTCCAAAAGGCGGTCGACCAATTTGAATACACGGAAAGGGATATCTTTCAGCTTTATGGACGCTGGCATTGCTACGATGCACATTCTGAATTAAGTTCTGGAAAGAAGGAAGAACTTTTGATACGTTTGAATTCGGCCGTGTATGAGACCAACAAACTTATAAGGGAAGCGACCCACATTGCGATTACCTTGGGTACCGCTTGGGTCTATCGGCATATAAAAAGGGATATGTTCGTGGCCAATTGTCATAAAGTACCTCAAGGCGAATTTCAAAAAATTCTGCTCACAGAAAAGGACATAACAACCTCGCTTATCTCAACAGTCAATAATATCAAAGCCTTAAATCCGGAAGCACAGATTGTTTTCACCATTTCCCCCGTACGCCATTTAAAGGATGGTTTTGTTGAAAACCAACGAAGTAAATCGGTACTCATATCAGCCATTCACGCAACGCTTCAAGTTCCCCCTTTGGGGGCTAGGGGACTTTATTTTCCAAGCTACGAAATCATGATGGACGAACTTAGGGACTATCGATTTTATACTGCGGATATGATACACCCCAATGAAATTGCGATCGATTATATCTGGGAAAAATTTCGGAACGCTTGGATTTCCGATGAGGTTGAGGAAACGATGAACAAAGTGGAGGAAATTCAACGAAGTTTGTCCCATAGGCCTTTTGATGCCGAGTCGCCAGCACATCAAAAATTCCTGAAAACCCTCGGTCAAAAAATTGCGTATATTAAGGAGAGATATCCCTTTATGAATTTTGAAAGCACCTCTTCATGA
- a CDS encoding DUF4230 domain-containing protein — translation MKRFFAGILITLAVVFIFRSCRDEKSSKAILEENSMLIQKQIENVSKLIVTEGHFAEVYNYRDSKELFGPLLTAEKKALVVVNADVSISYDLSKVSFEMDEPNKTLKITSIPEPEIKLNPDFEYYDVTADYLNQFDAGDYNTIKRNVRNSLLKKVEASTLRTNAKNRLLSELEKFYVLTNSLGWTLEYQDTKIEFANDIPILP, via the coding sequence ATGAAACGTTTTTTTGCAGGTATTCTGATTACTTTGGCCGTTGTTTTCATCTTTAGGTCCTGCAGGGACGAAAAGAGCTCCAAAGCTATTTTGGAAGAGAATTCCATGCTTATACAAAAACAAATTGAAAATGTTTCCAAGCTCATTGTTACAGAAGGTCACTTTGCGGAAGTGTACAACTATAGGGATTCAAAAGAGCTTTTTGGCCCTTTGCTTACCGCTGAAAAGAAAGCATTGGTCGTAGTAAATGCAGATGTGAGTATTTCCTATGACTTGAGTAAGGTTTCATTTGAAATGGACGAACCCAATAAAACCCTCAAAATAACAAGCATCCCGGAACCCGAAATTAAACTAAACCCCGATTTTGAATATTACGATGTTACCGCCGATTATTTAAATCAGTTCGATGCCGGGGATTACAACACCATAAAACGAAATGTGAGGAACTCCTTGCTCAAAAAAGTGGAAGCTTCCACGTTGCGGACCAATGCCAAGAACAGGTTGTTGAGCGAGCTTGAAAAATTTTATGTGCTAACGAATAGTTTGGGTTGGACCTTGGAGTATCAGGATACGAAAATTGAATTCGCAAACGATATCCCTATTTTACCCTAG